In the genome of Nitrososphaerales archaeon, the window CTGTATTTTGAGGCATTGTTTGTTCTTGCTCTTTATTATTTTGAGAAGTGGATTGGAGTGTTGATATTTTATGGTTCAGGTTCTGCACTTCGTTATAGAAGACATAATTCAAGAATGCCGAAAGTATAAGCGCAGCAAGCAGACCATAGATCGTTGCATTCTTTACGTCCATGTCTATTCACCTGTTTTCGCATAGTTTCTTCATCCGCTTACCTTCAACATACATTACAATGAAAAGGTAGGTCGCAAGCCACGGAAGAAACATTATTTCGCCTGCAATTGAGTGAAACTCTTCAAACTCTGCAGCGTTAGTACTAACCAAGAGTCCAAACAAAGACAAGGCAAATATCCTTATCATATTCACCGTCACGGTTCCAGCTGCACCAATGAAGAAGTACATCACCTTTCTCTTTGGCTGAATATTCATCTTCAACAAGAATGCCAGCATAACAAGTGTGTAGATGATCATGCTGTGCACACCGGCAGATGGCCAGAAGACTTGTAGTGCCATTGAACCGTGCTGCCCTTGTAGTACTATCACATTGTCTCTGGTAAAAGCATGTCCAAATCCAGTTGTGTTTACGAGCCAAGCATCTATTTGCAACATGTATGGTACAAAGAATTGCAAAGGTCCTAGAGTATCGTATGGGAAGAAAGCATCTAGTGAAAGGATGATTGCACTACCAAACAGGTATATGGGCCCAGCAGGTGCGATCTTTAACCAATTCCTACCATATAAGACTGTTAATGCAGAAGCTATGTATGTAGCCATTACTATGAAATCCCACATCCAAGTCCAGCTATCTATCAATCTGACATTGTATGAAGAGGCAGCATCCATTATACTGGAACGTAGACCAAGATCCAATAATGTAAAATAAGCCATAGTTGCAACAGTAATAGGAAGAACCGCATAGAACCGTCGTTTGCTGATTTCAAATTTCGTACCGATCAATTCCGCGCCTACGAAGGCAAGAGCAAAAAGAAATCCACCACGACCCTCATTCCAGCTCATATTAAAGGTATCTGGCGCGATAGCAAAGGTATAGATAATTGGAGTTACAAGAAGTATCGTTACGATAACACTGCTATACTTTGCAAATACATTGTTATCTTTAACGAGTTTCTCTTCCATTTTTACAGCCTCTTGCTATATACTCATTATTATATGTAGAATTTCAGACAAGGTCTTTTCTATAATCTTACCTAATATATACAATCCTTTCATCCATGTGATACAAGTTGCTTACCACGTGGAATAATCTCTCTTTTGATAAGATCCCATTCTATAGAGATTCTACCAGGGCCCGCTATCAAGAAACTTGCACATCCGGCCAAGAGCAGTAAATCTATTTCAGCGCCACCAACAAATCCTCTTGATATTTTTACCAACAATATCGCTCCAATCATATCTCCTATTAGTAATGCCGATGATATTCTTGTTAGAATACCAACAAGTAGTACTAGTCCGCCCACAAACTCGAGTAATCCTATCGGCACAGCGAGTTCTGTAGGAAGACCTATCTGGCCGAAGAATCTTTGCGTTCCTTCTATATCTACCAACTTCGGATAGCCGTGAGCCATAAAAGCTATACCAACCATCACCCTTATTGGCAACGACCCAAAGAGGAACGCCTTGCTTCGTAGCACATCTAATACTGGAAGGTTCTAAATATAAATCATCACAGTACATAAATCGAAAATTTAATTGTTTATAGATCATATAGCAGATTGGAGATCATGCATATTCACTTATCCTTCTTTGACATCTGATGTCTCGCAGTATCTTGCTTTTTGCGACCCACTTGTGCAATGGAATAGTAAGGTTGCTCCTAGCCAAGTCAAGTGCCTGTTCCATACTGCTGCATTTATACGGCTTAGATCTGAGCATAGCACGCAACTGTTCTCTCACAAACCATACACCCAGAGGTATGTTAAAGCCAGGATAGATTTCACGTAACATCAAAACGGTTCCCTGCCTTTGCATATTCTTCAGCATTTCAGCAACTGCGAGCCGAGCGGAGTAATAGCAACCTCCAACCTTAGCATAGTGATCTATACCCCAATAGCTTTCATTGTCTCCCATGATAGCAGGCTCTCCATACTGCATAAGGTTCCATGTGGTGTTGGGGAACCATGCTTCAATCCACTCAAAACTCCACGTTCCAGGAATAATTATTGCTACGAAAACGTTCATGTGTACCTTCCTAACGAACACAAGGTATTCCCCAACTTGCTGTTGCAGTTTGACTCCTTCAATCAATGATTTTGAGGTTATGTCATCTACTGCCGTTATACTCCATCTCGTTGGAACCATCCTTCTTGCAGAGCCAAAGGAACCTACACTGAATGACTTTTGTATCCTAGACAGAGGAACACCTTTCTGATACAATTGTATAACTGCCTCTCCTGCCTTAAGATCCCTATCATAGTAGGCTTTCTCTATTCTCTGATCTACATTTATGTTGCCACTCACACTAAATTTGAACATCTGACCGGAGGGTCCAAACGGTGGCATATGCTCATTAATATGCACAGCTTTTGTAGGATCTTTCTTCAATACCATATCCGAATCAACGGATCTGTCAGCCATTGCTAATTCCTGTAATGTTTCAATCATACCGGTTCCCTTCTTTGCATCGTTAACATCAACAAGCGTAGTGCCCCTCACTAGTGACAGTCTAAATTGCAAGATGTCATCTATTTTGTAATCCTGCCATAGCTCGGGCATGTCGTATGTAGATGTGTCTTCAAGGATGGGGGGGAGCATAGGCCCAACCAATACTTTCGGATACCCTACCCTACCAACAAATACACTTGGAGGACTTGAGCCGTGAATTTCTGATGCAAGATTTAGTCTCAACGGTTGTATGTTCATCTTTACCATAACAGGACAGTAAGCTAAACCACAAAGTCTCTTCGTTCCTCTGCATTCTATACACAGCTCAGGAGGGATCTGCAACAAGTTAAGATGACATGTTGTGGATATGAAGTTTATGCTGTTCTTAGTTTTGCACGTGCGATCAGCCTTGCAACCCTTACCGGTTCAGGAACAGATCCCTGCAATACAAATTTATTCAAAGCCTGCCTGGCGTTTTTAATGTTTATTCCTTCCATGCGTACAAACACATCATGACCAGTCCTTAACCTGATCCTCTCTCTATCACCAAGTTTGTGATAAGTTTCAAGTTTGTCCTTCCACGTATCAGGAAAAACTCGTTTTATGTGCAAATCGAGTCCTTCCGACTCTTCAAAAGTAATACCAATTACTGGAACTTTCAACCTTTCCCACAATCTTCTTGGGTCAATGATGTTGTACATGCTTATTATCAGGCCCCCTATCATTACAAAGTTAATGTCTGTGCGATCAAGCTTTTCATACATGGCAATTATAGTATCAGTTGCATCATCGCCCTTGATAGTAGCACTTCCATATATGACTCCGTCAATGATCATGTCGCTTCGCATGACAACACCCGCTAATACTGATTGTTTATGCGATTTGACAAAACTTTCCGCAATACCTAACGCCCTTATAGCCTTCTTTTCAATATGTAGTCGTTTCATCTCTGCTTTCATCTCTTTTTGCCTTGAACAACTTGCTGTAAAGCAGCGCAATTGTTACAATAAACGCAATAGTTATTGCTATCCATGTAACAAGCGCATTGATATCTAGAGGCACAGTCGAGTATCTCTTACCATTCCATATATAGATGCTTAAACAAAATCGATTTTCAATGAACTGATGTCAGGCGTAGCGTCAACCCTCTTTTCCTTCACGTTAACTCTCAGATTGTAATTCATTGAAATTGTAAACTGTTTACCTATCAAAGGAATACCAGGGCCGACCTTTACCCTAATTGTATCTATTACACTGTAAGTGTTACCAGAAATTGCTTCCGGTTCGCTTATCGAGAATTCCAGATTCTTATTGATGAGGTCTGATAGGGAACTCGCTGCTATATCACGTAAAAATGGAGCTCGTTCCGGTATTATTCTGACAATGTCCCTTACTATGTTAGATACTTGCGTTCTCTCCCATTCTTTTACCAGATTTTTAGCAGTTTTACCTCTACCGAACCAGAAAGGCATGAATTAAATTAAATCATCATGCTCTTATCTTTGACGCTTGCTCTAGCTCTTCAAGGGTAAACACAAACCTTGAGCCCTGAAATTCTGTGGTTCCTTCCTTTTCCCAGTTGATTTTATAATTCTTCGCAGATTGCTTACCCACGATCCTTATAGTTTTGGGCAAGGATTCCCACAAGCGTTCAACCTTCTCCTTATCTCTTGTCATTAGGAGTGAACGTCTTCTCTTCATGAGATACTTTATGGCTACATTCTTCGGCTGGTGACCCTCTACAGGTATCCGCTCGTTTCCCATGTCTATTATGAACTGTCGTTTAGCCAAACTGATACTCCATTTTCACGTAAAATAAAAAGGATTCTTGTCTATGTTAGATCACAAACAGTGTAAAATTGTCGATCCTATTGATATAAACAGAATTGAACTCACAAATCAAGTATCAATATAACACTCGCTTGAGATCTATACCTGAAATATATGAACACAATATGTGATCTGAGCAAACAAATCTCATGCCTTTTTGTTTATAATGTTTCACACATTTTCTCAGAAATATGTCACAACAAAAGATTACAATATTTTATTAGTTGCTCATATGACATGGATTCTTATGGCCAGACGAGCAGCTACCTTTGAGGATATGTTGAGTCGTACGATAGATGATACTCTCAGAGCTATGTTGGGTGAAGGTGTAGCAGAGCTCTACTATGTTTTGAAAGGCTATGGTATAAGAAGTGACAGACTTGGTGAACGGCCAGAGAATTTTGAAAGTGCCATGCAGGAAATCTTCAAGGTGGGATGGAATGTGTTTAAGAAGGCGATTATCAGATCCGTCTGTCAACAATATGATCTTTCTATAGACATGTTCGCAGACCATAATTTTCCTGGGTGTATAGAAATTATAAGACAAGAATTTCTCTTACAGGCATCGTCAAGAGTTCACAATCGAATAATAGACAAAGTGCAAAATAGTAAATTGAAAGCACACAATGATATCATTCTCAAACTATCATTACCTGATGCACCATTAAGTACAAGTAAATCTTGTAAACTATGCAATAAAACTATAGATGTTAAGAATAACAAGATGGAAGGACTTTTGGCCGAGCTTTGTGATGAATGTTGGGAATTGCAGAATAACGTCTGGGAAGTTGTCTCGGAGGTAGCATGTATTACGAAGGGGAAGGAATACAAAAGCGGTGATTATGGAATTTGAAAATTCTGATAGCTGAAGACGAAAATGATATTGCTATTCCATACAGAATTGCACTGGAAAAGAGGAGTCATGACGTTGTTATGACAAGTAACGGTGAAGATTGTCTCATGACATACTATGAGGCGTTAAGAAGGGTATCCAAAAGGAACAGCTCTCCTTTCGATGTTGTCGTACTAGATTATAGGATGCCAAAGATGGATGGCATGGAAGTAGCAAAAGCAATTCTAAGGGTGAATCCGCATCAGAGGATAATATTCGCATCTGCATATGTAAAGGATACCCTTGTGGATTCTGTCAAACAGCTAAAACAAGTGGTGGAACTAATTCAAAAACCATTTGAATTAGACGCTCTCATAAATACAATAGAAGATAAGGAAATTTACACAGAATTAGAAAAACTTAATGCGAAAGTTCAACAGATCAAAGATCTCGATCCTACCCATGAAGAGGTGAGGGACTTGCTCGACGGTCTACGAATGGTAATGAAGGGTAGAACCTTCTAGTTTTTATCCTATATATTAGACCTATTATTCAGATATGAAATGCCACTAGGTCTAATTACGCATAGGTCTATTATTTAACTGGCAATACAATTACAAAGGTGGCACCGCCATTATTATTATACACTGTAATTTCCCCCCTATGAGCAGTTATGATCGCTTTGCTAATAAAAAGTCCCAGACCTGTGCCATGCTGATTTTCATTACCAATGTTTTTTGTCACAAATTTTTCAAAAAGCTTAGGAAGTATATCCTCTGGAATGCCTCCAGCAGTGTCACTGACCTTGATCTCTATCTTGCTCTTTCCTGGCAGAAGACGTGATTCGACCCTAACATATCCTTTCTTTGTGAATTTGACAGCGTTACCAATAACGTTTGTTAGTGCCTGACCAAGACGATTACGATCCGCATAAATTTCTACATTAGCATTTAGCTGAGCATCCATTGATACACCCTCATTAAGGTTGGCTTTTTCTGCAGTCATAGCCTCAACAATTATCTCATCAATGGGGACTCTTTTCATATTATAGGTTAGCTCACCGCTTTCTATTCGTGTAACGTACAGGATATCGTTTGCCAAACGCTGCAGTCTACGTGCCTGCGTAAGTACAGAACTCCATGCTTGTTCATTTGATATGTGACCCTTGTTTGCCAAGTCGGCGAAACTAAGAATTGGCTGAATAGGGCTTCTCAATTCATGCGACGCTATACTTATGAATTCCTTCTGTAGTTTATCATGTGTTTTTAGTTTATTTACCATCGAATTGATCGATTCACAAAGAGCCAAGACTTCTTCATTTCCCTGCAACTTGACCTTTATATCCAAATTTCCGTCAGCCATCTCTTTAAGATTTTCTCTAAGTTTTCTTATAGGTTTAGAGATAGAGCTTGACATAACTAAGCCTAGTACTATTGCTGAGGGAACACTTGTAACAACAGCAATCAATGCCATGTCTGCAGTATCTATCGCCGTCTTCTGCTCTTGGTTTATTCTGTCATTTATAACTAACTCAAGTTCGTCAAAGATATTCCCGATACTTCTTTCTGACAGTTCAAATCTCTCGAGCATCGCCTGTTTCTTATCTTCTAAAGTTATGAGATCCGAACTTGCAGATTGAATAGTGTCAAAATACTTCTTTATCAAAGTGGTATTAACATTTTCTTCACGTGTCAAAGAATTAGCTAAGAACTCTTTCTGTGAACGTTCAAAATTATCTATTCCTTTCTTCACCCTCTCCTTTAGCACCGTGTCTTGTTGTATAAGGTAACTTTGGGAGGATGATACGACCTCGCGTATAGAATTTTCCATTCTTATCAATGCAGTGAGTTTCTGTGTAAAGTTTTGTGCAGAAGGCTCTAGATTCTTCTGTAATGAACCAATAGTACTTACAATATTATCATTAACCAAATTCAATTGCACAACTTGTTCCCTTTGAGAATCCTGAATAAGAATAAGTTCATTTCCTGATTGTTGAAAAATGGGAAATTCCAATTCAAGTTTATTGAGCAATTCTACTTCTCTAGAAGTTCCATTCATATCACTGTATATGTTAAGTAGCGTGTTAAACGCTCCAGTATTCGCATAAAACTCATTTCTTTCTTGCAAGTCATCGGACTTGACGTAGTCGGCGATATTTTTTGAAGCGTCTTTCAGAAAAGTCTTCATATGCATAATGTTTTGCATTCTTGGAATTTCATGTTTTGAAATGTCCATAATAGTATTATGAATTGAAGCGATGCCTGAAATACTGATGATTCCTATAACTAAAGAGATCGCCAGGAATGCAGAGACCAATGCTGTTTGAATTTTCATAGTTACTCACAATTATCATAGCATTCTTATTCGCTTACATCTCAGGATGGGCTATAGAGAAATTGATCCACATGTTATTTTCAATTTCACATAATTGCAACGTTGTAATCCCTCCTTTAGACAGCAATCTGTATGGAATAGCAGTATCATTTCCGTCTCACCTATCAATACTGTCATCTAGCACAAATCCAAATTTAGCGTATATAAGCGGGAGTTAGTATGCAGTTTAACTAACACATGTAATATTGGTTTGAAATATCGATGTGATAATTTTTTATTCAGACCATCGGTAAGTTGCAAAAAGCATTTTTCATCCTTATAAGTTCGTCATGAGAGTAATGACCTTCCTTGCTAAGCAGATCTATCATGAACATATCTCTTCTATTTCTAACAGCGTATAAGGCGTTGTATACACAAGTTCTTTGCAAGAAAGCACCCAACGTGGTTTGAAAGTAATAGCCATCAATCTTCTCAATCAAACCACTGCTCTTCAGTTGCGCTAGTCTGGTGTAGTACTGTTTCTTGCTGAGACCTATCCGCACGTTGGTGGAAGCGTCGGCCCTGATTCCATCATTTGCCATCAAAAATATGGTAAGCGCATCATGTTTCGCTAGAATTGACATAAGCTTGCCCGCTTCCAAGAGCTCTTTGCATTCATACTTATTGGAACTATTCGTATCTTTGGCCTTATCTAGTCGCACGTTTGAAAGCCCTTCTGTCAACGCTTTCTCATCTTCGCGCCAAACATTTAAGAATTCTGGAGTATTAACACTTATTTTAGTTCAGTCACAAATAATCTATAAAGTATCTTTTAGTCTAGAGATTCTTTAAATATTTTCTAAACCCTTTAGATACCAGTTTGCTTGATTTTTTTTCTACTTCCTTTCGCATATTTACCTTATAATTTGCAACTTTCTGAGCTATGCTGTCATGCTTTATGCCTAGTATCTCGCAGGCAAGTATACCAGCATTTTTAGCACCATTGATGGCAACCGTTGCTACTGGAACACCAGGGGGCATCTGTGCCATGGAGAGCAATGAATCAAGACCATTAAGTGATCTTGTCTTTATAGGCACACCTATTACAGGCAGATTGGTTACAGATGCTATCATCCCAGGGAGATGCGCTGCACCTCCTGCACCGGCAATTATTACCTTTATGCCACGCGCCCTAGCATTTTTCGCATATCGCATCATTCTTCTTGGTGTCCTGTGCGCCGAAACAATTGTCAATTCGTACTTTATGCCAAAAGATTCCAGCACCTCAGCCGCATCCTTCATTATTACTAAATCGGAATCGCTTCCCATTACGATGCCGACTAGCGGTTTATCCATTGATACCACTCATTTCCTGGATCTTAATCAATGATCTGGCTTTCCTAGCCTTTTGAATGGCTTGCTCTAGATCAGCATCAACTACTGTGATATGACCAAGTTTCCTTCCCTTTCTTGTAGTTGTTTTTCCATAGATATGCAAGGAAGCTCCTGGTATATCAAGCACATCTCTAATACCTCTGATGGCATATGGATGATCAGAACCATCTTCACCGATTATGTTTATCATTGCAGCGGGTCTTAACAAGACAGGCTCGATCAATGGTAAATTGAGAATGGCTCTTACATGCTGCTCGAACTGCGACACAGTACACGCTTCAATTGAGTAATGTCCAGAATTGTGCGGTCTTGGAGCAATCTCATTAACGAGCACTTTATCATCATTTGTCAAGAACATCTCAATTCCAAATATCCCCCTTCCTTTCAACATGCGCACGGTTGCATCAGCAATGTGCTTAGCTTCTTCTCTAGCCTTTTCGCTTATTCGTGCCGGCACGATTGTTAGATCAAGAATGTTATTCTTATGGATATTTTCAACTACTGGATGACTAACCACCTGTCCTAGGCCATTTCTAGCTATCATCACAGAAATCTCTTTAACAAATGGAACATATTCTTCCAAGAAACATCTTCTACTCTCAACGAATTTTACGGCCTCCTCAAACTTCTCTTTAGAGTCGATCAGAAAGTTACCACGACCGTCGTACGAATCGAACCTCGCTTTCAGCATTGATTGGTAACCAAATCTCTCTAACGCACGAACAAGGTCTTCTCTTGTTCTTACCTCCACGAAATCAGGAACTGGAATATTGTTATCCTTCAGGGTTTGTCTCTGTAAGAGCTTGTCTTGAATGGTTTTGAGCGTTTCTGATGATGGGTGTATGGCAAAACCATTCATCTCCATCTCACTCAAAATATCGGAATTGCCTAGCTCGATTTCATATGTTATTACATCACATGCATTACCAAGCTGCCTTATAGCATCTTCATCTTTGAAATCAGCTACTATATGCTTATCAACAACAGAAGCAGCGGGGCAGTTAGGACTAGGATCTATTATTGCAACATACAACGACATGCGTTTAGCTACCTGCGATATCATCTTTGCAAGTTGACCTCCACCAATTATTCCAATTCTAAGAGGTTTGGCTATATCAAGAGGATCAGCCTTATCGACATAGACCTCAAGTGAGTGTTCAATTATGCGGGTCAAAGTCTGTTTACCGTAGCATATCACCTACACTGCTATATATTTTTACGATGCGTCTAAAGAAGAGTTTTTTATCAGTTTGCGCATAGACCATGGTATGGAAGTTAGGGATATCCTTGAGAGGTTAGCAAAGGGAATGATAAATGTTGAAGATGCACAGAA includes:
- a CDS encoding 5-(carboxyamino)imidazole ribonucleotide synthase gives rise to the protein MTRIIEHSLEVYVDKADPLDIAKPLRIGIIGGGQLAKMISQVAKRMSLYVAIIDPSPNCPAASVVDKHIVADFKDEDAIRQLGNACDVITYEIELGNSDILSEMEMNGFAIHPSSETLKTIQDKLLQRQTLKDNNIPVPDFVEVRTREDLVRALERFGYQSMLKARFDSYDGRGNFLIDSKEKFEEAVKFVESRRCFLEEYVPFVKEISVMIARNGLGQVVSHPVVENIHKNNILDLTIVPARISEKAREEAKHIADATVRMLKGRGIFGIEMFLTNDDKVLVNEIAPRPHNSGHYSIEACTVSQFEQHVRAILNLPLIEPVLLRPAAMINIIGEDGSDHPYAIRGIRDVLDIPGASLHIYGKTTTRKGRKLGHITVVDADLEQAIQKARKARSLIKIQEMSGING
- a CDS encoding Nre family DNA repair protein is translated as MQIPPELCIECRGTKRLCGLAYCPVMVKMNIQPLRLNLASEIHGSSPPSVFVGRVGYPKVLVGPMLPPILEDTSTYDMPELWQDYKIDDILQFRLSLVRGTTLVDVNDAKKGTGMIETLQELAMADRSVDSDMVLKKDPTKAVHINEHMPPFGPSGQMFKFSVSGNINVDQRIEKAYYDRDLKAGEAVIQLYQKGVPLSRIQKSFSVGSFGSARRMVPTRWSITAVDDITSKSLIEGVKLQQQVGEYLVFVRKVHMNVFVAIIIPGTWSFEWIEAWFPNTTWNLMQYGEPAIMGDNESYWGIDHYAKVGGCYYSARLAVAEMLKNMQRQGTVLMLREIYPGFNIPLGVWFVREQLRAMLRSKPYKCSSMEQALDLARSNLTIPLHKWVAKSKILRDIRCQRRISEYA
- the artG gene encoding thaumarchaeosortase — protein: MEEKLVKDNNVFAKYSSVIVTILLVTPIIYTFAIAPDTFNMSWNEGRGGFLFALAFVGAELIGTKFEISKRRFYAVLPITVATMAYFTLLDLGLRSSIMDAASSYNVRLIDSWTWMWDFIVMATYIASALTVLYGRNWLKIAPAGPIYLFGSAIILSLDAFFPYDTLGPLQFFVPYMLQIDAWLVNTTGFGHAFTRDNVIVLQGQHGSMALQVFWPSAGVHSMIIYTLVMLAFLLKMNIQPKRKVMYFFIGAAGTVTVNMIRIFALSLFGLLVSTNAAEFEEFHSIAGEIMFLPWLATYLFIVMYVEGKRMKKLCENR
- the purE gene encoding 5-(carboxyamino)imidazole ribonucleotide mutase; this encodes MDKPLVGIVMGSDSDLVIMKDAAEVLESFGIKYELTIVSAHRTPRRMMRYAKNARARGIKVIIAGAGGAAHLPGMIASVTNLPVIGVPIKTRSLNGLDSLLSMAQMPPGVPVATVAINGAKNAGILACEILGIKHDSIAQKVANYKVNMRKEVEKKSSKLVSKGFRKYLKNL
- a CDS encoding DUF99 family protein, translated to MKRLHIEKKAIRALGIAESFVKSHKQSVLAGVVMRSDMIIDGVIYGSATIKGDDATDTIIAMYEKLDRTDINFVMIGGLIISMYNIIDPRRLWERLKVPVIGITFEESEGLDLHIKRVFPDTWKDKLETYHKLGDRERIRLRTGHDVFVRMEGINIKNARQALNKFVLQGSVPEPVRVARLIARAKLRTA
- a CDS encoding HAMP domain-containing sensor histidine kinase; translated protein: MKIQTALVSAFLAISLVIGIISISGIASIHNTIMDISKHEIPRMQNIMHMKTFLKDASKNIADYVKSDDLQERNEFYANTGAFNTLLNIYSDMNGTSREVELLNKLELEFPIFQQSGNELILIQDSQREQVVQLNLVNDNIVSTIGSLQKNLEPSAQNFTQKLTALIRMENSIREVVSSSQSYLIQQDTVLKERVKKGIDNFERSQKEFLANSLTREENVNTTLIKKYFDTIQSASSDLITLEDKKQAMLERFELSERSIGNIFDELELVINDRINQEQKTAIDTADMALIAVVTSVPSAIVLGLVMSSSISKPIRKLRENLKEMADGNLDIKVKLQGNEEVLALCESINSMVNKLKTHDKLQKEFISIASHELRSPIQPILSFADLANKGHISNEQAWSSVLTQARRLQRLANDILYVTRIESGELTYNMKRVPIDEIIVEAMTAEKANLNEGVSMDAQLNANVEIYADRNRLGQALTNVIGNAVKFTKKGYVRVESRLLPGKSKIEIKVSDTAGGIPEDILPKLFEKFVTKNIGNENQHGTGLGLFISKAIITAHRGEITVYNNNGGATFVIVLPVK
- a CDS encoding DoxX family protein; this translates as MLRSKAFLFGSLPIRVMVGIAFMAHGYPKLVDIEGTQRFFGQIGLPTELAVPIGLLEFVGGLVLLVGILTRISSALLIGDMIGAILLVKISRGFVGGAEIDLLLLAGCASFLIAGPGRISIEWDLIKREIIPRGKQLVSHG
- a CDS encoding response regulator — encoded protein: MKILIAEDENDIAIPYRIALEKRSHDVVMTSNGEDCLMTYYEALRRVSKRNSSPFDVVVLDYRMPKMDGMEVAKAILRVNPHQRIIFASAYVKDTLVDSVKQLKQVVELIQKPFELDALINTIEDKEIYTELEKLNAKVQQIKDLDPTHEEVRDLLDGLRMVMKGRTF